A genome region from Erigeron canadensis isolate Cc75 chromosome 3, C_canadensis_v1, whole genome shotgun sequence includes the following:
- the LOC122593288 gene encoding pectinesterase inhibitor 3-like encodes MVSYLLASHLLLLLLQFHTFAKPCFISFPTMATCVFFFFFTSFITFSAFSTLMASPPSPDLISSSCQHASYPKVCFNTLSVYKGPVTTPKELALAAIKVSISRASKVSHFLSSMQKEANKREKGAVKDCASQISDSVDDLRKTLGEIKKLRRSTFRWQMSNAETWVSAALTNEDTCLDGFREIEGRVRSDVKKKVTSIAKVTSNALYLINRLDHP; translated from the coding sequence ATGGTCTCTTATTTACTTGCTTCCCACCTACTACTACTATTACTACAATTTCACACTTTTGCTAAACCTTGCTTCATTTCATTCCCCACTATGGCTACCTgcgttttcttcttctttttcacaAGCTTTATAACTTTTTCTGCCTTCTCAACTCTCATGGCCTCCCCGCCATCACCCGATTTGATCAGTTCGTCGTGCCAACACGCCTCATATCCAAAAGTTTGCTTCAACACACTTTCGGTCTACAAAGGACCAGTCACCACCCCAAAGGAGCTAGCATTGGCCGCGATCAAAGTAAGCATCTCTCGAGCATCCAAGGTGTCACATTTTCTTTCTAGTATGCAAAAGGAAGCGAACAAACGAGAGAAAGGTGCAGTGAAAGATTGTGCAAGCCAGATATCGGACTCAGTTGATGACTTAAGGAAGACCTTGGGTGAAATCAAGAAGCTTAGAAGGAGTACCTTTAGGTGGCAAATGAGCAATGCGGAAACATGGGTCAGTGCAGCATTGACTAATGAAGATACTTGTCTTGATGGGTTTAGAGAAATAGAAGGCAGGGTTCGGTCTGATGTCAAAAAGAAGGTCACTAGTATCGCGAAAGTCACTAGTAACGCTCTTTATCTCATCAATCGTCTAGATCATCCTTAG